The stretch of DNA CTTCCATCGAGGCGGACAGCACGATCTTGCCCTCGCGGATGAACATCAGGTCGGTGAGGATGTGCTCGACCTCTTCCACCTGGTGGGTGGTGATGACGATGGTCTTCTGCTCGTCGAAGTAGTCTTCCAGCAGGTTCTGGTAAAACTGCTTGCGGTACATGATGTCCAGGCCCAGCGTCGGTTCATCCAGGACCAGCAGCTTGGCGTCGATGGCCATCACCAGTGCAAGGTGCAGCTGGACGATCATGCCCTTCGACATTTCCTTGACCTTCATGGTCGGCCTGAGCTTGGTATGCGCGATGTAGCGCTCGGCCTTCTTGCGATCGAAGCGCGGATGCACGCCGGCCACGAAGTCGATCGCATCCTTCACCCGCAGCCAGCGCGGCAGGATGGCGACGTCGGCGATGAAGCAGACTTCCTTCATCAGGTCGTCGCGCTGGGTGCGCGGGTCGAAGCCCAGCACCGACAACTGGCCGTCGAAGGGGATCAGGCCCAGCGCCGCCTTGAGCGTGGTGGTCTTGCCCGAGCCGTTGGGGCCGATCAGGCCGACGATGCGGCCGGCGGGGATGTCGAAATCGATGCCGTCGACGGCGGTCCGCTTGCCGTAACGTTTGGTCAGGCCGCGTGCTGCGATGACGGCGCTCATGCCGACGCTCCCGGGGCAAGTCCCGGGTCGCCCGGGTTGCTGGCGCGTAGCAGCTGTTCCACGTTCAGGCCCAGGCGGCGGATGCGTTCGACCATGGCCGGCCATTCCTCGCGGATGAAGCGCTCGCGTTCGGTGGCCAGCAGTTTTTCGCTTGCTCCTTCGGTGACGTACATGCCAATTCCCCTTCGTTTTTCCACCAGGTTGTCGTCGACCAGCTCCTGATAGGCCTTGGAGACGGTGATCGGATTGAGTTGATATTCGGCCGCGATCTGGCGGACCGAGGGCAGGGCATCGCCGGCTTTCAATATGCCGTCGAGCATCATGCCCACCACCCGCTCCTTGAGCTGGCGGTAAATGGGTGTGTTGTCATTCCAGCCGACTGTCATGTCCAGTCCTCCGTGGTTGTGGCGCTGCATGGTTCATGGGGTTTCTCCCGAGAGTATGCTGATTGGGTGATGTGTTGAAGTGGTGTTGTAGTGAAGTATAACAGCGACTTGGCAAATGTAAACATGCATATTGAACAAATATGCGGGCGCGGCGCATCGCGCCACTTTGGTAGGATGGTGGACGATCAAGGAAGGAGGGAAGGATGCTGACATGCCCGAACTGCGGCGTCTCGCCGCTGACGCATGCGATCAGGGAAATGCACTACACCTACAAGGGGCAGAGCACGACGATTCCGGACGTCGTCGTCGAGCATTGCGCGGGCTGCAAGGAAGTCATGTTCGCGCAGGGTGAGCACGAGCATTATGGCAAACTGGTCGCGGCCTTCCGCAAGCAGGTGGATGCGCAGGAGCTCAAGACCATCCGGGCGATGCGCAAGCAACTGGGGCTGACCCGGCAGAAGGCGGATGCGCTGTTTGGAAGCGAGGCGGGGGATTTTGCGCGCTTCGAATCGGGCGAGGCGCATGCGCCGGTGGCGCTGGTGAAGTTGCTGCGCTTGCTGGGCAAGCACCCTGAACTACTCGATGAAGTCCGGTAAATCGTGGCGCGTCAGGGTACCGTCGTGTGACAGCGCGATCCAGCCGCCACGCCGCGGCTGGGCGTCCAGCTCCCAGTCGGGCAACACGTAGCGCAGCCTGCCGCCGGTCTCATGCACGGCCGGCCGGTGCGTGTGGCCATGGATGATGACCGAGGCCTGCGCCGCGTCGAACAGCGCCTCCACGCTCGAGGGCGTCACATCCATGATCTCGTAGGATTTGCCGGCCTGCGCCTCGCGGCTGCCTTCGCGCAGCCCGGCGATGATGGTCTTGCGTTGGGCCAGCGGCATGCCGAGGAACTGCTGCTGCCATTCGCGGTCGCGCACCTGGGCGCGGAACGCCATGTATTTGAGGTCGGCGGTGCACTGGGCGTCGCCATGGACCAGGGCGATGCGCTTGCCGCCTTGCGTGATTACGTGCGGCTCTTCCAGCAGGCTCAGGCCCGCCGCTTCGGCGAAGCCCGGCCCGACCAGGAAGTCGCGGTTGCCGGCCAGCCAGTAGACGGCGGTGCCGGCCTCGCTCACGGCGCGGATGGCCTGGACCACCCGCTGGTGGAACGGCTCGGCGAGATCGTCGTCGCCGGCCCAGTATTCGAAGATGTCGCCGAGCAGGTAGAGCCGCTCGGCGTGGATCGCGCGCCCGGCCAGGAAGTCGAAAAAGGCGTCGGCCGTGCGTGGATGCGAGGCCTGCAGGTGCAGGTCGGAGACGAACAGGGCGAACGTGCGCCCGGGCATGGTCATTGGACTGACGGGTGGTGCAGGCCCCGGCGCACGTGCCGCATCAGATGACTTCGACCTTCTCGATGACGACCGGATCGACCGGCACGTCCGCGTGCATGCCGCTGCGGGTGGTCTTCACGCCGTTGATCTGGTCGACGATGTCCTGGCCTTCGGTGACCTTGCCGAACACGGCATAGCCCCAGCCGTCCTGGCCCGGGTAATTCAGGAAGGCGTTGTCCTTGGTGTTGATGAAGAACTGGGCCGATGCCGAGTGCGGCGCGGAGGTGCGGGCCATGGCGATGGTGTACTTGTCGTTCTTCAGGCCGTTCTTGGCTTCGTTCTCGACGGTAGCAATGGTGGCTTTCTGCTTCATGCCCGGTTCGAAGCCGCCGCCCTGGATCATGAAGTCCTTGATCACGCGGTGGAAGATCGTGTTGGTGAAATGACCCTTGTTGACGTAGTCGATAAAGTTGGCAACGGTCTTCGGGGCCTTGTCGGCGTCCAGTTCGACGGTGATGTTGCCCATGTTGGTGGTCATGCGAACGCTGGTCATCTGATGTCCTCTTCCTTGGTTATTGTTGAAAATGCGAGATTGCACATCCGCTATTTTACAAGCTTGTCGCCCTTGAGCACGCTTACCGACTTAATGAAGATCGGCGTCACCGGCACATTCTGCATGCCGCGCACGTCGTCCACCATCACGCCCTTGATCTTGTCCACGACTTCCTGCCCCCGCACGACCTTGCCGAAGACGGTGTAGCCGGAACCCTTGTAGAACGGATAGTCGATGCCGGAATTGTCGGCGACGTTGATGAAGAACTGGGAGGTGGCCGAGTCCGGATGGTCTTCGCGCGCCATCGAAATGGTGTACGGCTGGTTCGACAGGCCGTTGTTCGATTCGTTCTTGACCGGCTTGTTGGTCTTGCGGCCCTCGAACTTCTCGTTCATGCCGCCGCCCTGGATCATGAAGCCGTCGATCACGCGGTGAAAGATGGTGCCCTTGTAGAATCCCTGCTTCACGTACTGCATGAAGTTGGCCACCGTCCTGGGCGCCCGTTCCTCGTCGAGCTGGACGACGATGTCGCCCATCGTGGTCTTGATCGAGACCTGCGGCCCCTTGACGACCGGCGCGGCGGGCGCTTCGGCGGCGTCGTCGGTGGCGGTTTCTTGCGGCGCGCCCAGGGCGGCGCCGGACAGCAGCAGGGCGCCGGCGCCCAGGGCAATGCCCTTGAGCAGCGAACGGCGGAAGGCGGTGGTCATTGTCTGGGCTCTCCTCTGATGGATACCGCGCAATGCGGTGTCAAGTCTTTTCCCGAAAAATAAAGCTGAACCATATGCGGCCAGCCGGGATTTTAACAATGCTATACTTTGCGCAGAACGTCCCATTCTATCAAAGAAGAACAACACCCGAGGGTACAGACGATCCCGGCGCGCCGCAGCATGCATGTGCTACGAATTCGCTCCGATCCTCTCCCTTACCAGAACACACCCATGAGCCAACTTAAGATTTACAACACGCTCGCGCGTGACAAGCAGGTATTTGTCCCGATGGAAGCCGGCAAGGTCGGCATGTATGTGTGCGGCATGACCGTGTACGACTACTGCCACATCGGTCACGCGCGGATGATGATGGCTTTCGACGTGATCTACCGCTGGCTGATGGCCTCCGGCTACGAGGTCAAGTACGTCCGCAACATCACCGACATCGACGACAAGATCATCAAGCGCGCGGTCGAGAACGGCGAGAGCATCAAGCAGCTGGTCGAACGCAACGTGAAGTACATGGACGAGGACATCGGCGCGCTGGGCATGCTGCCGCCGACGG from Massilia varians encodes:
- a CDS encoding peptidylprolyl isomerase codes for the protein MTSVRMTTNMGNITVELDADKAPKTVANFIDYVNKGHFTNTIFHRVIKDFMIQGGGFEPGMKQKATIATVENEAKNGLKNDKYTIAMARTSAPHSASAQFFINTKDNAFLNYPGQDGWGYAVFGKVTEGQDIVDQINGVKTTRSGMHADVPVDPVVIEKVEVI
- a CDS encoding UDP-2,3-diacylglucosamine diphosphatase, giving the protein MTMPGRTFALFVSDLHLQASHPRTADAFFDFLAGRAIHAERLYLLGDIFEYWAGDDDLAEPFHQRVVQAIRAVSEAGTAVYWLAGNRDFLVGPGFAEAAGLSLLEEPHVITQGGKRIALVHGDAQCTADLKYMAFRAQVRDREWQQQFLGMPLAQRKTIIAGLREGSREAQAGKSYEIMDVTPSSVEALFDAAQASVIIHGHTHRPAVHETGGRLRYVLPDWELDAQPRRGGWIALSHDGTLTRHDLPDFIE
- a CDS encoding GntR family transcriptional regulator translates to MTVGWNDNTPIYRQLKERVVGMMLDGILKAGDALPSVRQIAAEYQLNPITVSKAYQELVDDNLVEKRRGIGMYVTEGASEKLLATERERFIREEWPAMVERIRRLGLNVEQLLRASNPGDPGLAPGASA
- a CDS encoding type II TA system antitoxin MqsA family protein; protein product: MLTCPNCGVSPLTHAIREMHYTYKGQSTTIPDVVVEHCAGCKEVMFAQGEHEHYGKLVAAFRKQVDAQELKTIRAMRKQLGLTRQKADALFGSEAGDFARFESGEAHAPVALVKLLRLLGKHPELLDEVR
- a CDS encoding peptidylprolyl isomerase, with protein sequence MTTAFRRSLLKGIALGAGALLLSGAALGAPQETATDDAAEAPAAPVVKGPQVSIKTTMGDIVVQLDEERAPRTVANFMQYVKQGFYKGTIFHRVIDGFMIQGGGMNEKFEGRKTNKPVKNESNNGLSNQPYTISMAREDHPDSATSQFFINVADNSGIDYPFYKGSGYTVFGKVVRGQEVVDKIKGVMVDDVRGMQNVPVTPIFIKSVSVLKGDKLVK
- a CDS encoding ABC transporter ATP-binding protein, giving the protein MSAVIAARGLTKRYGKRTAVDGIDFDIPAGRIVGLIGPNGSGKTTTLKAALGLIPFDGQLSVLGFDPRTQRDDLMKEVCFIADVAILPRWLRVKDAIDFVAGVHPRFDRKKAERYIAHTKLRPTMKVKEMSKGMIVQLHLALVMAIDAKLLVLDEPTLGLDIMYRKQFYQNLLEDYFDEQKTIVITTHQVEEVEHILTDLMFIREGKIVLSASMEEIGERYTEVMVPADKLNAANALAPLDKRTVFGKSVMLFDANAPGGVSRAQLAQLGETRNPSVADLFVATMKGTYA